The proteins below are encoded in one region of Flavobacterium nackdongense:
- a CDS encoding GTP cyclohydrolase: protein MITIKEAITKKEMTEFVKFPFSLYKNNKYWVPPIIADELASFDKTKNPAFESAEAYFYLAYQNNEIVGRIAAIINWGEVNNQHKKKVRFGWFDVIDDIEVTKALLEKAYELGRKNNLDHIEGPMGFSNLDKVGVLTEGFDEMGTMITWYNHPYFAAHLEQLGFVKEKEYIESIFPFSNVKPEFFLKAQALIKKRYELTSLNFTKTKDIMPYVDKMFDLFNSSYANLSSFVAITDVQKDYFKKKYISFINPEYIKFVMDKNNDIVAFSIVMPSFSEALQKAQGKLFPFGFYHLLKARKDSKDVVFYLIGVHPEYQSKGVTAIIFDEYFKTFSEKGIVNCIRTPELEENHAIHNLWKNFDPRIHCRRKTFMKKL from the coding sequence ATGATTACCATAAAAGAAGCTATTACCAAAAAGGAAATGACTGAATTTGTCAAATTTCCTTTCTCCTTATACAAAAACAATAAATACTGGGTTCCGCCTATCATCGCCGATGAATTGGCATCCTTCGACAAAACCAAAAATCCTGCATTCGAAAGTGCCGAAGCTTATTTTTATTTGGCTTATCAAAACAATGAAATCGTGGGACGAATTGCCGCCATTATCAATTGGGGCGAAGTCAACAACCAACACAAAAAGAAAGTGCGTTTCGGTTGGTTCGATGTAATTGACGACATCGAAGTGACCAAAGCTTTACTCGAAAAAGCGTATGAATTAGGAAGAAAAAACAATTTGGATCACATAGAAGGGCCAATGGGTTTCTCCAACTTAGACAAAGTAGGAGTTCTTACCGAAGGTTTCGACGAAATGGGCACCATGATTACTTGGTACAATCATCCGTATTTTGCGGCCCATTTAGAACAACTCGGATTTGTAAAAGAGAAAGAATACATCGAAAGTATTTTTCCGTTTTCGAATGTAAAACCTGAATTCTTTTTGAAAGCACAAGCACTCATCAAAAAGCGATACGAACTGACGAGTTTGAATTTTACCAAAACCAAAGACATTATGCCGTATGTGGACAAAATGTTTGATTTGTTTAATAGTTCTTATGCTAATTTATCATCGTTTGTGGCCATAACCGACGTTCAAAAAGACTATTTCAAGAAGAAATACATCAGTTTTATCAATCCGGAATACATCAAATTTGTAATGGATAAAAACAATGATATTGTCGCTTTCAGTATCGTAATGCCTAGTTTTTCAGAAGCATTGCAGAAAGCTCAAGGCAAACTATTTCCTTTTGGATTTTATCATTTGCTCAAAGCCAGAAAAGACAGTAAAGACGTTGTTTTTTATCTAATTGGAGTTCATCCTGAATATCAAAGTAAAGGCGTTACGGCCATTATTTTTGATGAATATTTCAAAACCTTCAGTGAAAAAGGAATCGTCAATTGCATCCGAACTCCTGAATTGGAAGAGAATCACGCCATTCATAATCTATGGAAAAACTTCGATCCGCGAATTCATTGTAGAAGGAAGACGTTTATGAAGAAGCTTTAA
- a CDS encoding tetratricopeptide repeat protein yields the protein MKKINHQLFHLFLCFFVFIIVTSSAIGQAKDNNKNFNAGLAAYEANNLPQAYQKFLLGAKEGHLNSQYNLALMYENGIGVKKNEKEALAWYTKASTAGSSAAQYNLGVLYENGKGAPVNFAKANYWYRKAAVQNDGLAIGNLGMLYIRGDGVKVNKTAGVALLLLSIQIDPSPENTAKQNITKTSGLTKNMITDAQALSDKMFNAGKNKLVPLDQFLKK from the coding sequence TTGAAAAAAATCAACCACCAATTATTCCATTTATTCCTTTGTTTTTTTGTCTTTATTATAGTAACTTCAAGCGCAATAGGGCAAGCCAAAGACAACAACAAGAATTTTAATGCAGGTCTTGCGGCGTACGAAGCCAATAACTTACCCCAAGCCTATCAAAAATTCTTATTGGGAGCCAAAGAAGGACACCTGAACTCTCAGTACAATCTAGCATTGATGTATGAAAATGGAATAGGCGTAAAAAAAAATGAAAAAGAAGCCTTGGCTTGGTATACAAAAGCATCTACAGCGGGAAGTTCTGCAGCCCAATACAACTTAGGAGTTCTTTATGAAAATGGTAAAGGAGCACCCGTTAACTTTGCAAAAGCCAATTATTGGTATCGTAAAGCTGCGGTACAAAATGATGGCTTGGCTATTGGTAATTTGGGAATGCTTTATATTCGTGGCGATGGCGTAAAAGTGAACAAAACTGCTGGAGTAGCACTACTTTTACTTTCCATTCAAATTGACCCATCACCAGAGAATACTGCCAAACAAAATATTACGAAAACAAGCGGACTGACAAAAAATATGATAACAGATGCCCAAGCACTTTCAGATAAAATGTTCAACGCAGGAAAAAATAAGCTAGTTCCACTAGATCAGTTTTTGAAGAAATAA
- a CDS encoding alpha/beta hydrolase: MKLSLEYLVKEPKIKLDKNPLLLLIHGYGSNEQDLFSFAAELPGEYYIVSARAPYDIQYGSYAWYAINFDADENKFSDNEQAKTSRDLIAKFIDELEANYPIDAKNVTLIGFSQGAILSYAVALSHPEKVQRVVAMSGYINPEILEENHLKNSFSNLKIFTSHGTVDQVIPVEWGRKAKPFLENLGINSTYKEYPIGHGVSPQNFYDFKHWLL; encoded by the coding sequence ATGAAATTATCACTCGAATATCTCGTAAAAGAACCCAAAATAAAACTGGACAAAAATCCGCTTTTACTCCTAATTCACGGTTACGGAAGCAACGAACAAGATTTATTTTCATTCGCCGCGGAACTTCCAGGCGAGTATTATATTGTTTCGGCGCGCGCTCCCTACGATATTCAATACGGAAGTTATGCTTGGTATGCCATCAACTTTGATGCCGATGAAAACAAATTTTCTGATAATGAGCAAGCTAAAACTTCGAGAGATTTAATTGCTAAATTCATTGATGAATTAGAAGCAAATTATCCAATTGATGCTAAAAATGTGACTTTAATTGGCTTTAGCCAAGGAGCTATTTTGAGTTATGCCGTGGCACTTTCGCATCCCGAAAAAGTGCAAAGAGTTGTGGCAATGAGTGGATATATTAATCCAGAGATCTTAGAAGAAAATCATCTGAAAAACTCCTTTTCGAATCTTAAAATATTCACTTCTCACGGAACGGTAGACCAAGTAATTCCTGTGGAATGGGGCCGAAAGGCAAAACCTTTTTTGGAGAATTTAGGCATCAATTCAACCTACAAAGAATACCCAATTGGTCACGGTGTTTCGCCACAAAATTTTTATGATTTCAAGCATTGGCTACTTTAA
- a CDS encoding dihydroorotase, which produces MNTIIREAKIIDSESPFHNQTVDILIVDGSIKKMGTSLPNTVNAEEVKLDNLHVSQGWFDSSVSLGEPGFEDRETIANGLNVAAKSGFTAIALQPNSYPIIDNQSQVNFVKSKANGFATELFPIGALTKESEGKDMAELFDMKNAGAIAFGDYNKSLENANLLKIALQYVQDFDGLVIAFAQDSNIKGNGVANEGIVSTRLGLKGIPDLAEELQIARNLFLLEYTGGKLHIPTISTAKSVQLIKEAKAKGLKVTCSVAVHHLVLTDEKLENFDTRCKVSPPLRTETDRQALLAGILDNTIDIITTDHNPIDIEHKKMEFDLAKNGTIGLESAFGALSTVLPLEKVIEKLTSGKTTFGVEKQTISKGKIANFSLFNPEGKSIFTNENILSKSKNSAFLGTELKGKVYGIFNQGKLVLG; this is translated from the coding sequence ATGAACACAATCATCCGGGAAGCCAAAATTATCGATTCCGAAAGTCCTTTTCACAACCAAACCGTTGATATTTTAATTGTTGATGGCAGCATCAAAAAAATGGGAACTTCGCTTCCCAACACAGTTAATGCCGAGGAAGTAAAGCTCGACAATTTGCACGTTTCACAAGGTTGGTTTGACAGCAGTGTTTCGCTTGGCGAACCTGGTTTTGAAGACCGCGAAACCATTGCAAACGGTTTGAATGTTGCCGCAAAAAGTGGCTTCACGGCTATTGCTTTGCAACCCAACTCCTACCCGATTATCGACAATCAATCGCAAGTAAATTTTGTAAAAAGCAAAGCCAATGGTTTTGCAACGGAACTTTTCCCAATTGGTGCTTTGACCAAAGAAAGCGAAGGAAAAGATATGGCGGAATTGTTCGATATGAAAAATGCGGGCGCTATAGCTTTTGGCGATTACAACAAGAGTTTAGAAAATGCCAATTTGCTAAAAATAGCTTTGCAATATGTTCAGGATTTTGACGGATTGGTTATTGCTTTTGCCCAAGATTCGAACATCAAAGGCAATGGTGTTGCCAATGAAGGCATTGTTTCAACAAGATTGGGATTGAAAGGAATTCCAGATTTAGCGGAAGAATTGCAAATTGCCAGAAACTTGTTTTTACTCGAATATACGGGCGGAAAACTACATATTCCAACCATTTCTACTGCAAAATCGGTACAATTAATCAAAGAAGCCAAAGCCAAAGGATTAAAAGTGACTTGCAGCGTTGCCGTGCATCATTTGGTTTTAACCGATGAAAAACTGGAAAATTTCGATACCCGATGCAAAGTTTCTCCTCCGTTGCGAACAGAAACTGATAGACAAGCCTTGCTTGCCGGAATTTTAGACAATACGATTGACATCATTACAACCGACCATAATCCGATTGACATTGAACACAAAAAAATGGAATTTGATTTGGCCAAAAACGGAACAATCGGTTTGGAAAGTGCTTTTGGAGCCTTATCAACCGTTCTGCCTTTGGAAAAAGTAATTGAAAAATTGACTTCTGGAAAAACTACTTTTGGCGTCGAAAAACAAACCATTTCCAAAGGAAAAATCGCTAACTTTAGTTTGTTCAATCCTGAAGGAAAAAGCATTTTTACAAACGAAAATATTTTATCCAAATCTAAAAACTCGGCTTTTCTTGGAACAGAACTAAAAGGGAAAGTATATGGAATATTCAATCAAGGAAAATTAGTTTTAGGATAA
- a CDS encoding vWA domain-containing protein has product MQFKHPEILYFLFLLVIPILVHLFQLRRFKKEYFTNVRFLTALSIQTRKSSKIKKWLLLATRLLLLTSIIIAFAQPFFKAKDTKNSSNEMYIVLDNSFSMQAKGQKGELLKRAVQELLENTPENQTFSLITNSETFWNTDIKSIRTELQNLKYSALPFQLESAMAKIKSRKSAFNKDIVVITDAVGLEPKQLKSIDSDFNTYFIIPEAEQQNNTSIDSVFIHQTLDDFYEIGLKLSAFGEKGKQIPVALYNQNKLIAKTLTKMEAKEKTIYFTIPKKDFHGYASITDNGLEYDNNLYFNISKPKKNNIISIGQPEKSNFLSRIYTNDEFTFNNFAIETLDYNALEKQNTIVLNELDEIPQALQTTLKSFVEKGGNLVLIPSAKASTTNLNTFLKIFGNIQFKSLENKEKLVTKINFNHPLFSGVFENKINNFQYPKTKTSFGIIGSNPAALYYEDQTAFLTSINNPTSSVYIFTAPIDLENSNFQQSPLIVPTFYKMGINNQNDGVIALSIGNNNPFLVDATLSKDEILKVKNETETFIPVQQILNDKLKLTFNDFPEQAGNFEIYNQNERLQNISFNYNRTESDLAQANNEALSDYKTIDSIDTVFNSLQTDRTDNQIWKWFVIFALLFLLTEMAIIRFVK; this is encoded by the coding sequence ATGCAATTCAAACACCCGGAAATCCTCTATTTTCTTTTCTTGTTGGTTATTCCAATTCTGGTTCATTTATTTCAATTGCGACGATTCAAAAAGGAATATTTCACGAATGTCCGTTTCCTTACAGCCCTTTCCATACAAACCCGAAAGAGTTCCAAAATCAAAAAATGGTTGCTTCTAGCGACACGTTTACTATTGTTAACCTCCATTATTATTGCTTTTGCCCAACCTTTTTTCAAAGCCAAAGACACTAAAAACAGTTCGAACGAAATGTATATCGTTTTGGACAATTCCTTTTCGATGCAAGCCAAAGGTCAAAAAGGGGAATTGCTGAAAAGAGCCGTTCAGGAATTACTCGAAAACACACCCGAAAATCAAACTTTTTCCCTGATTACCAATTCCGAAACCTTTTGGAATACCGATATCAAATCCATTCGAACCGAATTACAAAACCTAAAATACAGTGCCCTTCCGTTCCAATTGGAAAGCGCAATGGCAAAAATTAAATCCCGGAAATCAGCTTTCAACAAAGATATTGTTGTGATTACGGATGCCGTTGGATTGGAACCCAAACAATTAAAAAGTATTGACAGCGATTTCAATACCTATTTCATTATTCCAGAAGCGGAACAACAAAATAATACTTCGATTGACAGCGTTTTTATTCATCAAACTCTGGATGATTTCTATGAAATTGGCTTGAAATTATCTGCTTTTGGCGAAAAAGGCAAGCAAATTCCAGTGGCTTTATACAATCAAAATAAGTTGATTGCAAAGACTTTGACGAAAATGGAAGCAAAGGAAAAAACCATTTATTTCACCATTCCGAAAAAAGATTTCCACGGTTACGCTTCCATTACTGACAACGGACTGGAATATGACAACAACTTGTATTTCAATATTTCGAAACCTAAAAAAAACAACATCATCAGCATTGGACAACCCGAAAAATCGAACTTTTTATCCCGAATTTACACCAATGACGAATTCACTTTCAACAATTTTGCGATTGAAACTTTGGATTATAATGCGCTCGAAAAACAAAATACCATTGTCTTAAACGAACTCGATGAAATTCCGCAAGCCTTGCAAACCACTTTGAAATCCTTTGTGGAAAAAGGCGGAAATTTGGTTCTTATTCCATCGGCGAAAGCTTCAACTACGAACCTCAATACCTTTTTGAAAATCTTTGGAAACATCCAATTCAAATCTTTGGAAAACAAGGAAAAACTGGTCACTAAAATCAACTTTAATCATCCTTTGTTTAGCGGTGTTTTCGAAAATAAAATCAATAATTTCCAGTATCCAAAAACAAAAACGTCCTTTGGAATTATAGGTTCCAATCCCGCGGCTTTGTATTACGAAGACCAAACTGCATTTTTGACTTCCATCAACAATCCTACTTCTTCCGTTTATATTTTCACAGCTCCAATTGATCTAGAAAACTCCAATTTTCAACAATCGCCTTTGATTGTTCCTACGTTTTACAAAATGGGAATCAACAATCAAAATGATGGTGTAATAGCCTTGAGCATTGGCAATAACAACCCATTTTTGGTTGACGCCACTTTATCCAAAGATGAAATTTTGAAAGTCAAAAACGAGACTGAAACCTTTATTCCGGTGCAGCAAATTCTGAACGACAAATTAAAATTGACATTTAATGATTTTCCGGAACAAGCTGGTAATTTTGAAATTTACAATCAAAATGAACGTTTACAAAACATCAGTTTTAACTACAATAGAACCGAAAGTGATTTGGCTCAAGCCAATAACGAAGCACTTTCCGATTATAAAACCATCGATTCTATCGACACCGTTTTCAATAGCCTACAAACCGACCGAACTGACAATCAAATTTGGAAATGGTTTGTTATATTTGCATTGCTTTTTCTGCTAACCGAAATGGCAATTATACGATTCGTAAAGTAA
- a CDS encoding lactonase family protein, translating to MKNIHAVLLFIFAFTTLQAQENKFNLIVGTYTKPCDSKGIYVYEFDSNTGDFSLKSNTENILNPSYLTVSKDNKFVYSVSENDKKSSVSAFGFDSKSGKLNFVNFKNVNALNPCYVINDDNTIITANYSSGNISVLAKNNDGSVGEVKQVVQHTGKSINAKRQEAPHAHMVYFSPDKKYVLANDLGTDKVYVYDYNPNATTEVLTLKSSIDLKPGSGPRHLIFSKDGKFVYVLQELDGTISSLTYAKGMLEKVSETTVIAADFKGDIGAADIHISPDGKFLYATNRGTANDISAFKILKKGKLEFVQRTSTLGKGPRNFNIDPTGNFLLIGHQYTNEIVIFKRDKTTGMLTNTGKKIELCSPVCLVFTKI from the coding sequence ATGAAAAATATTCACGCAGTACTTCTTTTTATTTTTGCTTTCACTACATTGCAAGCACAGGAAAACAAATTCAATTTAATTGTAGGAACCTACACCAAACCTTGCGATAGCAAAGGAATTTATGTTTACGAATTCGATTCCAATACAGGTGATTTTAGTCTTAAAAGCAATACTGAAAATATTTTAAATCCCAGTTATTTAACGGTTTCCAAAGACAACAAATTTGTCTATTCGGTAAGCGAAAACGATAAAAAAAGTTCCGTTAGTGCGTTTGGATTCGATTCGAAAAGCGGAAAGTTGAATTTTGTAAATTTTAAAAATGTAAACGCTTTAAATCCTTGTTATGTAATTAATGATGATAATACTATAATTACGGCCAATTATTCTAGTGGTAATATCTCGGTTTTGGCTAAAAATAATGATGGAAGTGTTGGCGAAGTGAAGCAAGTGGTGCAACACACCGGAAAAAGCATTAATGCCAAAAGGCAAGAAGCGCCTCACGCTCATATGGTGTATTTTTCGCCAGATAAAAAGTATGTTTTGGCCAATGATTTAGGGACTGACAAGGTGTATGTCTACGATTATAATCCAAATGCAACGACGGAAGTTTTAACCCTCAAAAGTAGTATTGACCTGAAACCCGGAAGCGGTCCACGACATTTAATCTTCAGTAAAGATGGTAAATTCGTTTATGTTTTACAAGAATTAGATGGTACAATATCTTCCTTAACATATGCCAAAGGAATGTTGGAAAAAGTGAGTGAAACCACCGTGATTGCTGCTGACTTCAAAGGAGATATTGGAGCGGCCGACATTCATATTTCGCCTGACGGAAAATTTTTATACGCCACCAATCGCGGAACTGCCAATGATATTTCGGCATTCAAGATTTTGAAAAAAGGGAAATTAGAATTCGTGCAAAGAACCAGCACTTTAGGAAAAGGTCCTCGAAATTTCAATATTGATCCAACAGGAAATTTTCTACTGATAGGACATCAATACACCAATGAAATTGTAATTTTCAAAAGAGATAAAACTACAGGAATGCTTACTAATACTGGAAAAAAGATTGAGTTGTGTTCTCCAGTTTGCTTAGTATTTACGAAAATTTAA
- a CDS encoding site-specific integrase: MASIKLILRTHQADQTGHSPLYIRVIKDRKTKFITAGVKLKENEWDEAKQKVKKNHPNSARMNASLSQKIADAEGQLADLERKVKSVSINKIKEAIKGKEVPNFFDYAYKRCEKIKGNLAVSSHRAYYGNIKKFEEYLGTRDIYFDDITVSVLMDYISHLSNVKKNTNTTQRQKIIILAIMFKEAIKEDIIPPHMYPFSKIKLTRNNSSRSFLSKEQIQGLLNLNFAPGSISEIARDMFVFSIYAGGLRFSDVVDLQHQHFNVEESRIKKVIRKTSRLHQFKMGSVALNILAKYQKENALEDDFIFPIVKNKELYFKNEETKHKIIESGNVLCNTYLRKIGKEMKLPFSLSFHLSRHSFATNALNNGMRIEHVSKLMDHKEISTTQIYAKIISEELDKAVDNYIF, encoded by the coding sequence ATGGCTTCAATTAAATTAATCCTCAGAACCCATCAAGCTGACCAAACAGGTCACAGTCCTCTATACATTCGAGTTATAAAAGACAGAAAAACGAAATTTATCACTGCTGGAGTGAAGCTCAAAGAGAACGAGTGGGATGAGGCAAAACAGAAGGTAAAAAAGAATCATCCTAATAGCGCAAGAATGAACGCTTCATTATCTCAAAAGATTGCAGATGCTGAAGGGCAGCTTGCCGACCTGGAGCGCAAAGTAAAATCCGTTTCGATAAACAAAATCAAGGAAGCCATCAAAGGAAAAGAAGTGCCTAATTTTTTTGATTATGCTTACAAAAGATGCGAAAAAATCAAAGGAAACCTTGCTGTAAGTTCTCATAGAGCATATTACGGAAATATCAAAAAATTTGAAGAGTATTTAGGAACTCGGGATATTTATTTCGATGACATTACTGTTTCAGTGTTAATGGACTACATTAGTCATTTAAGTAATGTGAAGAAAAATACCAATACCACACAACGCCAAAAGATAATCATCTTGGCAATTATGTTCAAAGAAGCGATTAAAGAGGATATTATTCCGCCACATATGTATCCGTTCAGCAAAATCAAATTAACACGAAATAACAGCTCTCGTTCCTTTTTGAGCAAAGAACAAATACAAGGTTTATTAAACTTAAATTTCGCTCCAGGATCTATTTCGGAAATTGCTCGTGATATGTTTGTATTTTCGATTTATGCTGGTGGTTTGCGTTTTAGCGATGTGGTCGATTTACAACACCAACACTTCAACGTTGAGGAAAGCCGAATCAAAAAGGTAATCCGAAAAACTTCTCGCTTGCATCAGTTCAAAATGGGTAGTGTTGCCCTGAATATCCTTGCCAAATATCAAAAAGAAAATGCACTCGAAGACGATTTTATTTTTCCGATTGTCAAGAACAAAGAATTGTATTTCAAAAACGAAGAAACCAAGCATAAAATCATCGAAAGCGGAAATGTACTTTGTAATACCTATTTGAGAAAAATTGGAAAAGAAATGAAATTACCCTTTTCGCTTTCATTTCATTTAAGCCGTCACAGCTTTGCCACCAATGCTTTAAATAATGGAATGAGAATTGAGCACGTTTCTAAATTGATGGATCATAAAGAAATCAGTACTACACAGATTTATGCCAAAATCATCAGCGAAGAATTGGACAAGGCAGTTGACAACTATATTTTTTAA
- a CDS encoding helix-turn-helix domain-containing protein produces the protein MDAIIFTKDQFTDLMSKLDTIQSQISIKADPKKETFLDNQEFLLLMKISKRTAQTWRDEGKISFSQVGNKIYYKLSDVEKLLTEHYNKSFKGR, from the coding sequence ATGGATGCAATTATCTTCACAAAAGACCAGTTCACAGATCTAATGAGCAAATTAGACACTATTCAATCTCAAATTTCTATCAAGGCTGACCCAAAGAAAGAAACCTTTCTGGACAATCAAGAATTCCTATTATTGATGAAAATTTCAAAACGTACTGCCCAAACCTGGAGAGACGAAGGTAAAATTTCATTTAGTCAAGTGGGAAACAAAATCTATTACAAACTTTCTGATGTTGAAAAGCTCCTAACGGAACATTACAACAAATCTTTCAAAGGAAGATAA